Proteins encoded by one window of Cryptomeria japonica unplaced genomic scaffold, Sugi_1.0 HiC_scaffold_1327, whole genome shotgun sequence:
- the LOC131873262 gene encoding uncharacterized protein LOC131873262 yields MKLEKMPPSPPSPPSPPSPTAIAGFSISTCIGRGSYSTVYKAHKNRGKYEVAAIKCIQISTLSKRSRENLMNEIKILKQINHQHVVSMRTFTWDARYIYLILEYCPGGNLAEFIRRKGSLTEFMVQHFAQQLVQGLEVLHSENIVHSDLKPANILLSIPPVGSCRNVRLKIADFGFSQRLQNNEKYTMGIKGSPLYMAPEVLRLQPYGSQADLYSLGVILYECLFGSAPYNTTDLNVLTKQILSNDPIKIPKTIDMSEDCCDLLARLLVKDQEKRMNFKQLYHHSFVDIEHCPTLENYYKGVSLVRQATMMDNARIFEDARAFYVEALLYLVPVYHWLDSFNDNQRKWLSRRVQEYFTRAEQITIHHLSTRTC; encoded by the coding sequence ATGAAATTAGAAAAGATGCCTCCCTCACCACCTTCACCGCCGTCGCCTCCTTCGCCCACTGCTATTGCTGGCTTTTCCATTTCTACCTGTATCGGTCGTGGTAGTTATTCAACAGTCTACAAAGCTCACAAAAATCGTGGCAAATATGAAGTTGCAGCCATCAAATGCATTCAAATCTCAACTTTAAGCAAGAGATCCAGAGAAAACCTTATGAACGAAATCAAGATTCTAAAACAAATCAATCATCAGCATGTTGTATCTATGAGAACATTCACCTGGGACGCCCGTTATATTTACTTGATACTAGAATACTGTCCAGGTGGTAACTTGGCCGAATTTATTCGCCGTAAAGGTAGTCTGACTGAATTTATGGTTCAACATTTTGCTCAACAACTAGTACAAGGTCTAGAAGTTTTGCACTCTGAGAACATTGTGCATAGTGATCTAAAACCAGCCAACATCTTGTTGTCCATACCACCAGTTGGTTCTTGTAGAAATGTTCGATTGAAGATTGCCGATTTTGGCTTTTCGCAACGTTTGCAAAACAATGAAAAGTACACCATGGGCATCAAGGGATCACCACTCTACATGGCACCAGAAGTACTACGACTACAACCTTACGGTTCACAAGCGGATCTCTATTCATTAGGTGTGATTTTGTATGAATGTTTATTTGGCTCAGCTCCTTATAATACAACGGATCTCAATGTACTTACGAAACAAATCCTATCCAATGATCCTATCAAAATTCCTAAAACTATAGACATGAGTGAAGATTGTTGTGATTTACTTGCGCGACTCTTAGTGAAGGATCAAGAAAAAAGAATGAACTTTAAACAATTGTATCATCACTCTTTCGTTGACATCGAACATTGCCCGACCCTTGAGAATTACTACAAGGGAGTTAGTCTCGTCAGACAAGCCACGATGATGGATAACGCTCGCATCTTCGAAGACGCCAGAGCTTTCTATGTGGAAGCTCTACTATACCTAGTGCCTGTGTACCATTGGCTAGATTCGTTCAACGACAATCAAAGAAAGTGGCTAAGCAGAAGAGTGCAGGAATATTTTACTAGGGCTGAACAAATCACTATACACCATCTGTCTACTAGGACatgttga
- the LOC131873261 gene encoding uncharacterized protein LOC131873261 encodes MAHVIVDQLDEIETKLLGVTGRFEQMQETLKSKIESPDIKKYTQQSASCEQTMKSDFFVIAAACKNNGIGYLNRLPWKLKKEMAYFNKMTTESPELAHKNIVIMGRKTWSSIPPKYRPMKDRTNVVLSRTVSTIEDRDSVDHIFSSLPDALEGVSQLRNKGQVWVIGGQSIYEEALRLPQCKRIYLTRIDREFECDTFFPELDESVYKLTSDPAVPEEEQEEEDVKYRFTVYERV; translated from the coding sequence AGACCAAACTTTTAGGAGTAACAGGACGCTTCGAGCAAATGCAAGAGACATTAAAATCAAAAATTGAATCGCCAGATATCAAGAAGTATACTCAGCAAAGTGCATCTTGCGAACAAACAATGAAGAGCGATTTCTTTGTGATAGCGGCCGCGTGTAAAAATAATGGCATAGGTTACCTAAATCGGCTCCCTTGGAAACTCAAGAAAGAGATGGCTTACTTCAACAAGATGACAACTGAGAGTCCCGAACTGGCGCATAAGAATATTGTTATCATGGGCAGAAAAACATGGTCGTCTATTCCACCTAAATATCGACCCATGAAAGATCGTACAAATGTCGTGCTCAGTAGAACTGTATCTACCATTGAGGATAGGGATTCTGTCGATCATATATTCTCCTCGCTACCTGATGCCTTAGAAGGTGTATCACAATTGAGAAACAAAGGTCAAGTTTGGGTTATAGGTGGACAGAGTATCTATGAAGAGGCGCTAAGATTACCACAATGCAAACGAATTTATTTAACAAGAATAGATAGAGAATTCGAGTGCGATACTTTCTTTCCTGAATTGGATGAATCGGTGTACAAGTTAACCAGTGATCCGGCAGTTCCAGAGGAGGAACAAGAGGAGGAGGATGTCAAGTACAGATTCACTGTTTATGAGCGAGTTTGA